One genomic window of Oncorhynchus clarkii lewisi isolate Uvic-CL-2024 chromosome 5, UVic_Ocla_1.0, whole genome shotgun sequence includes the following:
- the LOC139409321 gene encoding transcription factor Jun-like, whose protein sequence is MSTKMETTFYDDSHNAFSQHQNAGYGYNPKALKHGMTLNLADPTITLKPHLQAKASDILTSPDVQLLKLASPELERLIIQSSNGLITTTPTPTQFLCPRNVTDEQEGFAEGFVRALAELHHQHVLPNAPGVPVTSTGQTRINNSTTLPPVCSVAGSTVYNNVAMRSESPVYENLNTFTPAVTTNSAPGYTTSVPTMSFPSAPPQLPIYGQQSHPHPRLTALKEEPQTVPEMLGETPPLSPIDMENQERIKAERKRMRNRVAASKCRKRKLERISRLEDKVKNLKTQNSDLASTANMLREQVAQLKQKVMNHVNSGCQLMLTQQLQTF, encoded by the coding sequence ATGTCTACCAAGATGGAAACTACTTTCTACGACGACTCGCATAACGCTTTCTCCCAGCATCAGAACGCGGGCTACGGATACAACCCCAAAGCTCTGAAACACGGCATGACACTGAACCTGGCTGACCCAACCATCACACTCAAACCTCACCTCCAGGCTAAAGCCAGCGATATCCTCACCTCTCCGGATGTGCAGCTCCTCAAACTTGCCTCCCCAGAGTTGGAGCGACTCATCATTCAGTCCAGCAACGGCCTGATCACCACCACACCTACCCCGACGCAGTTCCTCTGTCCGAGGAACGTGACTGATGAGCAGGAGGGCTTTGCCGAGGGGTTCGTTAGAGCTCTGGCGGAGCTCCATCATCAACACGTCTTGCCCAACGCACCTGGGGTCCCAGTCACCTCCACCGGGCAGACAAGAATCAACAACTCGACCACACTCCCACCTGTTTGCTCCGTGGCTGGGAGCACTGTTTATAACAACGTAGCCATGCGCTCTGAGTCACCTGTCTACGAAAACTTGAACACTTTCACCCCGGCTGTCACCACCAACTCAGCCCCGGGTTACACCACCTCAGTGCCGACTATGAGCTTCCCCTCTGCCCCGCCTCAGCTCCCCATCTATGGGCAGCAGTCTCACCCCCACCCCAGGCTCACAGCCCTGAAAGAGGAGCCCCAGACGGTACCTGAGATGCTCGGGGagacccctccactctctcccatCGACATGGAGAATCAGGAGAGGATCAAAGCCGAGAGGAAGCGCATGAGGAACCGCGTCGCCGCTTCCAAGTGCAGGAAGCGGAAGCTAGAGCGCATCTCCCGGTTGGAGGACAAGGTGAAGAACCTGAAGACTCAGAACTCCGACCTGGCTTCCACAGCCAACATGCTGAGGGAACAGGTAGCCCAGCTCAAACAGAAGGTGATGAACCATGTTAACAGCGGCTGTCAACTCATGCTCACGCAGCAGCTCCAGACCTTCTGA